In the Oncorhynchus keta strain PuntledgeMale-10-30-2019 chromosome 14, Oket_V2, whole genome shotgun sequence genome, one interval contains:
- the c7a gene encoding complement component C7 produces MQTLNMKDRLSVSLICLSWLFFGMFSPSNCVEPVHCQWGSYGDWSECDGCTKTQSRTRAMVVYAQFGGSPCSGGSTQTQPCETARGCPLKEGCGGRFRCRSGKCISQSMVCNGDQDCEEDNQDELKCGPDKTFPVCNNDKPPPNVEQLGLGFDAVTGKQRGSVINTKSYGGQCRTVFSGDNKVLYRLPQSTLRYNFEVKVQNDFSDEFYTSSWSYAKDVVKRETTTGTTTGFNNYDLNKTEEKNRNNHLLVVKNNVEVAQFQNHAPGYLSLSEEFWKVLATLPTVYDYATYRMVVERFGTHYLSEGTLGGYFHALLSIDQETATQMAKVTWQYNECTKTKHRILFISWTTEKCKNDEDVYTLPNPPSIKRSDTVKKVDVEGGATAHIAALKALDLSTPGRNWDMYKNWAESVRTFPAVIKRKMRPLYELVKEVQCAGMKRLHLKRAIEQYLNERHPCRCKPCRNNGLVVMAGDKCSCICKPGTDGLACEKGKEVEGQEGVIHGSWSCWSGWTSCSGGQRSRTRACSNPAPQRGGHHCNGEFRETTGCDDDQDLQYLQTMEPQCFDLTVPPKETCRSPPPLPNGYVLDPKDVYLVGSKIEYTCIEGYHLIGIRIAECTVALTWSTPFKECKSSRCHVPSLLNDVTGSPWQPTYDIGERIPLSCPEGRHIVGDKEIICDSSLHWSPDPNTITCSQAPKTLDHLDGPAGQCKPWEKLAKDKCICKMPYECTSSLQVCANNLENGRTNRLSVCKMHTLNCLGRSYNLAEDSACEWPTNTTSPCTDCQLWETCDGQTNQCRCKDWAECSDPGLSVCVRMGDDANSATQTLSECEAGLRRCKGEKVSVVSILPCSA; encoded by the exons ATGCAAACTCTCAACATGAAG gatcgtctgtcagtctctctgatcTGTCTGTCATGGCTCTTCTTTGGGATGTTCTCACCCAGTAATTGTGTGGAGCCAGTGCATTGCCAGTGGGGATCCTACGGAGACTGGTCAGAGTGTGATGGCTGCACGAAAACACAG TCTAGGACTCGTGCCATGGTGGTATATGCCCAGTTTGGGGGGAGCCCATGCAGTGGAGGGTCCACTCAGACCCAGCCCTGTGAGACTGCTCGAGGCTGCCCCCTGAAGGAAGGCTGTGGAGGGAGGTTCCGCTGCCGCTCAG GGAAGTGTATCAGCCAGTCTATGGTGTGTAATGGAGATCAGGACTGTGAGGAAGACAACCAGGATGAACTGAAGTGTGGCCCAGACAAGACATTCCCTGTTTGTAACAATGACAAACCACCACCCAATGTTGAGCAACTAGGACTGGG GTTTGATGCAGTgacaggaaaacagagaggaagTGTGATCAACACTAAGAGCTATGGAGGCCAGTGCAGGACTGTCTTCAGTGGGGACAACAAGGTCCTCTACAGGCTGCCCCAGAGCACTCTGAGGTACAACTTTGAG GTCAAAGTTCAGAATGATTTCAGTGATGAATTCTACACCAGCTCCTGGTCCTACGCCAAGGACGTAGTCAAGAGAGAGACAACGACGGGTACAACCACAGGATTCAACAACTATGACTTAAATAAGACGGAGGAAAAAAACAGG AACAACCACCTATTGGTGGTAAAGAACAACGTGGAGGTGGCTCAGTTCCAGAACCATGCCCCAggatacctctctctgtctgaggagtTCTGGAAGGTTCTGGCCACGCTCCCCACTGTGTACGACTACGCTACCTATAGGATGGTGGTGGAGAGGTTTGGAACCCACTACCTGTCTGAGGGGACCCTGGGTGGATACTTCCACGCCTTACTCAGCATCGACCAGGAAACAGCCACACAGATGG CCAAGGTCACGTGGCAGTATAATGAGTGTACCAAGACCAAACACCGGATTCTGTTCATTTCATGGACAACCGAGAAATGTAAAAATGATGAAGATGTATATACACTACCCAACCCCCCAT CCATCAAGAGGTCTGACACGGTAAAGAAGGTGGATGTGGAGGGAGGGGCCACTGCACACATCGCAGCCCTCAAGGCTCTGGACCTCAGCACTCCAGGTAGAAACTGGGATATGTACAAGAACTGGGCGGAGTCTGTGCGGACCTTCCCTGCAGTCATCAAACGAAAG ATGAGGCCTCTGTATGAGTTGGTGAAGGAGGTGCAGTGTGCTGGGATGAAGAGGCTCCACTTGAAGCGTGCCATAGAGCAGTACCTGAATGAGAGGCACCCATGCCGCTGCAAGCCCTGCAGGAACAACGgcctagtggtgatggctggggaTAAGTGTAGCTGCATCTGTAAACCTGGGACAGACGGACTGGCCTGTGAGAAGGGGAAGGAGGTGGAGGGGCAGGAGG gGGTGATACATGGCAGCTGGTCTTGCTGGTCTGGCTGGACTTCTTGCTCCGGAGGTCAGAGGTCACGAACACGTGCATGCAGTAACCCCGCCCCTCAGAGAGGCGGCCATCACTGCAACGGAGAGTTCAGGGAGACGACAGGCTGCGATGACGACCAAGACCTGCAATACCTCCA GACCATGGAGCCTCAGTGCTTTGACCTGACCGTCCCACCTAAGGAGACTTGCAGGAGCCCACCTCCTCTCCCTAATGGCTATGTCCTG GATCCAAAAGATGTGTATCTGGTGGGCAGTAAGATTGAATACACCTGCATAGAGGGCTACCATCTGATTGGAATAAGGATCGCAGAGTGCACTGTTGCTCTGACATGGAGCACACCTTTCAAAGAGTGCAAGA GCTCCAGGTGCCATGTCCCATCCCTTCTAAATGATGTCACAGGCTCTCCCTGGCAGCCCACCTATGACATAGGGGAACGTATCCCACTGTCCTGCCCTGAGGGGAGACACATAGTGGGAGACAAAGAGATCATCTGTGACTCCAGTCTGCACTGGTCACCGGACCCCAACACCATCACATGTAGCCAGG CACCGAAAACGCTTGATCACCTTGACGGCCCAGCAGGGCAATGCAAACCATGGGAGAAACTTGCCAAAGACAAATGTATCTGCAAAATGCCTTATGAGTGCAC GTCTTCTCTACAGGTGTGTGCCAACAATCTTGAGAATGGTCGGACAAATAGACTGAGCGTGTGCAAGATGCACACCTTAAATTGTCTGGGAAGGAGCTACAACCTGGCAGAGGACAGCGCCTGCGAGTGGCCAACCAACACTACTTCACCCTGCACCGACTGCCAGCTATGGGAGACTTGTGACG GACAAACAAACCAGTGTCGCTGTAAGGACTGGGCTGAGTGCTCAGATCCAGGGTTGAGTGTCTGTGTCCGTATGGGGGATGATGCTAACAGTGCCACCCAGACACTGAGCGAGTGTGAGGCAGGACTGAGGAGGTGTAAAGGAGAAAAGGTGTCAGTTGTCAGCATACTACCTTGTAGCGCTTAA